A genomic region of Nitrospirota bacterium contains the following coding sequences:
- a CDS encoding DUF882 domain-containing protein gives MLFGWPVFAETKGFGELPEGNLSLYNTHTNEKLDVTYRDSSGNYSETALQEMNYFLRCHYTQKEIEMDIRVIEFLNLVHKKVGGNYEIQVISGYRSSEYNTLLRREGWGAAKHSLHLSGKAIDFRIPQVGIDKLRETAMNLEYGGVGYYPKAGFIHLDSGGVRFW, from the coding sequence ATGCTTTTTGGGTGGCCGGTTTTTGCTGAAACAAAGGGTTTTGGTGAACTCCCGGAGGGGAACCTGTCGCTTTACAATACCCACACTAACGAAAAGCTGGATGTGACCTATAGAGACTCGTCTGGAAATTATAGCGAAACGGCCCTCCAAGAGATGAATTATTTCCTTCGGTGTCATTACACCCAGAAGGAGATAGAGATGGATATCCGCGTCATTGAATTCCTGAACCTGGTCCACAAAAAGGTTGGCGGAAATTACGAAATTCAGGTCATTTCGGGTTATCGTTCTTCGGAATATAATACTCTTCTCAGAAGAGAAGGATGGGGGGCTGCCAAACATAGCCTCCATTTATCCGGCAAGGCCATTGATTTCCGAATTCCTCAGGTTGGCATTGATAAACTCCGGGAGACAGCGATGAACCTGGAATATGGCGGGGTGGGATATTATCCTAAAGCAGGATTTATTCATCTGGATTCAGGCGGCGTTCGGTTCTGGTGA